A genomic window from Candidatus Pelagisphaera phototrophica includes:
- a CDS encoding TRAP transporter small permease, which produces MKSLLDGYYRVLKVTLTCLMGLMIVPVFMQVVSRFTDLLPRYIWTEEVARFCFVWIIMIGSMIAVRDGTHFDVDLLPKPKRFSNRGILKLVRHASMFALAIVFLVYGIDFAKFGMAQSSEMSGINMLSIYITFPLAGLTWILFLLEKLALDFKQIRSNREPELEA; this is translated from the coding sequence ATGAAGTCGCTGCTGGACGGATACTATCGCGTTTTAAAAGTCACCCTGACTTGCCTAATGGGACTTATGATCGTCCCCGTGTTTATGCAGGTGGTATCCCGTTTTACCGACCTTTTGCCGCGATACATCTGGACTGAGGAGGTCGCTCGGTTCTGCTTTGTCTGGATTATAATGATCGGTTCCATGATCGCCGTTAGAGATGGTACGCACTTTGATGTGGATCTACTCCCAAAGCCAAAACGATTTAGTAATCGTGGTATTCTAAAGCTGGTACGCCACGCCTCAATGTTCGCTCTCGCGATCGTATTTCTCGTCTACGGCATTGATTTTGCCAAATTCGGAATGGCTCAGAGCTCGGAAATGAGTGGCATCAACATGCTGAGCATCTACATCACCTTTCCCCTCGCCGGCCTCACCTGGATCCTTTTTCTCCTAGAAAAGCTAGCCCTGGATTTCAAGCAGATCAGAAGTAACCGCGAACCGGAGCTGGAGGCATGA
- a CDS encoding alpha/beta hydrolase has translation MKPAILVASILSLVGGLSLLGQDLSYSLQKDIPYQKDDPRKTDPYIAERCVLDLYAPENRKGFSTIVWFHGGGLKNGNKSVPEGFKEKGIAVVAVNYRLHPKVKAPVYIQDAAASVAWVFENIEKYGGDASRIFVSGSSAGGYLTSMVGLDKRWLGAHGIDANRIAGLIPLAGHTITHFTVRAERGIEGTQPIIDDLAPLYHVRADAPPFLMITGDRELEMLGRYEENAYMMRMMRVAGHKDARIMELDGYGHSPRDAAAPLILKEVRRVEKLLK, from the coding sequence ATGAAACCGGCGATTCTAGTCGCCTCAATTCTGTCTCTGGTAGGTGGCCTTTCGCTTCTTGGGCAGGACCTTTCTTATTCCCTGCAAAAAGATATCCCCTATCAGAAGGATGACCCGAGAAAAACGGATCCATACATCGCGGAACGCTGCGTGTTGGATCTGTATGCTCCCGAGAATCGTAAAGGGTTTTCAACCATCGTGTGGTTTCATGGGGGTGGTTTGAAGAACGGGAATAAATCGGTACCGGAGGGATTTAAGGAGAAGGGTATTGCGGTGGTCGCGGTCAACTACCGGCTTCATCCCAAGGTGAAAGCTCCCGTCTACATTCAGGATGCCGCCGCTTCGGTGGCCTGGGTCTTTGAAAACATCGAAAAATACGGAGGTGACGCCTCGCGGATTTTCGTCTCCGGAAGCTCGGCCGGCGGCTACTTGACGAGCATGGTGGGTTTGGACAAGCGTTGGCTCGGAGCCCACGGAATCGACGCCAATCGGATTGCGGGACTGATTCCACTCGCCGGACATACGATCACCCACTTCACGGTTCGGGCGGAGCGAGGGATCGAAGGCACGCAGCCGATCATCGACGATCTCGCGCCTCTGTATCACGTTCGTGCGGACGCGCCGCCTTTTCTCATGATCACGGGCGATCGCGAGCTCGAAATGCTCGGCCGCTACGAAGAAAATGCCTACATGATGCGCATGATGCGCGTCGCGGGTCACAAGGATGCCCGCATCATGGAGCTCGATGGTTACGGGCATTCGCCGAGAGACGCGGCCGCTCCCTTGATTCTCAAAGAAGTGCGGCGGGTGGAAAAATTGCTGAAGTAG
- a CDS encoding TRAP transporter large permease: MSTGEAAAIMFGVFAALVLLRVPVSFALGLACLPILFIDERLTPFLLINEMWKSYNAFILLAVPFFLLAANLMNAAGITERLINLARASVGHLPGGLGHINVMVSMLFAGISGSSTADAAGIGSLLIPAMKKQGYDTSFSVAITACSSVMGVIIPPSIIMIVWGGLMSVSIGGLFLAGMVPGILIALFMMCTVLVYAKTRNYPIYKRASLMEFFQAFGKSILALVTPTIIVGGIIGGLFTPTEASVVAVLYSAFLGGLIYRAIGPKQFPRVLYDSARLSAISLFCIGTASAFGWLLAYYRVPQALVDMVAAYGTGIITTGFIIALSFLVIGMFIDAIPAIIILGTILLPLAEKAGMHPIHFAIIGVISLAFGLVTPPYGLCLLISCSVGEVAVSKVLKDVAILLLPLLLLLGLTIVFPEIVLFLPRWLAPEFL; this comes from the coding sequence ATGAGCACAGGAGAAGCAGCCGCAATCATGTTTGGCGTCTTCGCTGCCCTCGTGCTCCTGAGAGTACCCGTTTCGTTCGCATTGGGTCTAGCCTGCCTTCCAATACTTTTTATCGATGAGCGACTCACACCATTTCTTCTGATCAATGAAATGTGGAAGTCCTACAACGCATTCATATTGCTCGCTGTGCCCTTCTTCTTGCTAGCGGCTAATCTCATGAATGCCGCCGGAATTACCGAGCGCCTTATCAACCTGGCACGTGCTTCTGTAGGGCACCTTCCCGGCGGGCTCGGGCATATCAACGTCATGGTCAGCATGCTCTTCGCCGGAATCTCCGGTTCTTCCACCGCAGACGCAGCGGGTATCGGATCACTGCTGATTCCTGCCATGAAGAAACAAGGCTACGACACCTCATTTTCAGTAGCGATCACGGCTTGTTCTTCCGTGATGGGCGTTATCATACCCCCGAGCATCATAATGATCGTCTGGGGAGGCCTCATGTCTGTATCCATCGGCGGACTTTTCCTCGCCGGGATGGTCCCTGGAATCCTCATTGCCTTGTTTATGATGTGTACCGTGCTCGTCTACGCGAAAACTCGAAACTACCCCATTTACAAGAGAGCTTCTCTCATGGAGTTTTTCCAAGCATTCGGGAAGTCCATTCTCGCGCTGGTCACTCCCACGATCATCGTCGGAGGAATTATAGGCGGGCTCTTCACTCCGACCGAAGCATCCGTCGTCGCGGTCTTGTATTCCGCTTTTCTCGGTGGATTGATTTATCGAGCAATCGGACCGAAACAATTCCCGAGAGTTCTCTACGATTCCGCTCGGCTATCCGCTATTTCACTCTTCTGCATAGGGACTGCATCCGCTTTTGGCTGGCTACTCGCCTACTACAGGGTCCCTCAAGCCCTGGTGGATATGGTCGCCGCTTACGGTACTGGAATTATAACGACAGGATTTATCATCGCCCTCTCCTTTTTGGTTATCGGCATGTTCATAGATGCGATTCCGGCCATAATTATTCTGGGTACGATACTCTTACCTCTAGCTGAAAAAGCCGGAATGCACCCCATACATTTCGCCATCATTGGAGTCATCTCACTCGCCTTTGGTCTCGTCACACCGCCCTACGGCTTGTGCCTTCTTATTTCCTGCTCCGTTGGCGAGGTCGCGGTTTCGAAGGTCCTAAAAGATGTCGCCATATTGTTGCTTCCCCTGCTCCTCCTTTTGGGGCTAACTATCGTATTCCCAGAAATCGTCCTATTCCTCCCGCGCTGGCTGGCTCCTGAGTTTCTGTGA
- a CDS encoding c-type cytochrome domain-containing protein: MSRPYSKRFPPRRREPANLKMAIIVASIVTVIMLCLAMFTDGIENAPEWTLFLGHFHPALLHLPIGFYTILAVLEYLDSSKSGPRIGKACEIVLNYTAIVAVIAAVLGILLALPGGYNETLLDRHRWLGSLSAIFAFWLIVLRNWARSKSRNGFSIPYHSALAATLVLLVVVGHDGGTLTHGSGYLTKHIPSPLKSLFGMESDSDETGPIAVAEADVYQDLIHPIFEETCIQCHGPDKSKGDLRMDSFELVMLGGELGDTIVPGDIDASELIYRLHLEIDDDEHMPPEGKPQPTEGQIAILEWWIQVGAMESGLVGELEIPETVKSAMVAQLEGSAEVEEKEKVPEILIPMLTWEEAEAEIATIEEEPNIDILRVALNSPAVRVKGPFGDSKFNDDALSKLEPIANNIVELEIGFSDITDRGLAAVANMPNLEKLYLQKTSITDEGIQHLESLIRLRYLNLYGTQVTDDALDALVDLPRLKSLFVWETQISKSAADDFQEQKLEATGVQAWQDEIAALKAKISDAKILVDTGIETGN, translated from the coding sequence ATGTCGCGCCCATACTCCAAGAGATTTCCGCCCCGCCGCCGTGAACCTGCCAACCTTAAAATGGCCATCATCGTTGCCTCGATCGTGACGGTCATCATGCTCTGCCTAGCAATGTTCACAGACGGGATTGAGAATGCTCCTGAATGGACGCTGTTCCTAGGCCACTTCCACCCTGCCCTCCTCCACCTTCCTATTGGCTTCTATACGATCCTTGCAGTCCTTGAGTACCTCGATAGCTCCAAAAGCGGTCCCCGGATCGGGAAGGCCTGCGAAATCGTTCTTAACTACACGGCAATCGTGGCAGTCATCGCCGCGGTTCTCGGCATCCTGCTCGCCCTACCCGGGGGCTACAACGAAACCCTACTCGATCGCCACCGCTGGCTAGGCTCCCTCTCGGCCATATTTGCCTTCTGGCTCATAGTCCTTCGCAACTGGGCAAGATCCAAAAGCCGAAACGGCTTCTCAATTCCCTACCATAGCGCACTCGCCGCAACCCTAGTTCTTCTGGTTGTGGTCGGTCACGACGGTGGCACGCTGACTCACGGCTCTGGCTACCTAACCAAACACATCCCAAGTCCTCTGAAATCGTTATTCGGGATGGAAAGCGACAGCGACGAAACCGGTCCCATCGCAGTCGCTGAAGCGGATGTATACCAAGACTTAATCCACCCAATTTTCGAAGAGACCTGCATTCAATGCCACGGACCCGACAAATCCAAAGGGGACCTCCGAATGGACTCCTTTGAATTGGTAATGCTTGGGGGTGAGCTCGGTGACACCATCGTGCCTGGTGACATCGATGCGAGCGAGCTGATCTACCGGCTCCATCTCGAAATAGACGACGATGAGCATATGCCGCCTGAAGGCAAACCACAACCTACGGAAGGGCAAATCGCCATCCTGGAATGGTGGATACAAGTGGGGGCTATGGAAAGCGGTCTGGTTGGCGAACTCGAGATTCCTGAAACGGTAAAATCCGCGATGGTTGCCCAGTTAGAAGGTTCCGCGGAAGTTGAAGAAAAAGAAAAGGTCCCTGAGATACTAATTCCTATGCTCACCTGGGAAGAGGCCGAAGCAGAGATTGCTACGATAGAGGAAGAACCCAATATCGACATCCTTCGGGTGGCACTCAATTCTCCCGCGGTTCGGGTAAAGGGACCTTTTGGCGACAGCAAATTCAATGATGACGCACTCTCCAAGCTCGAACCAATCGCTAACAATATTGTGGAGCTTGAGATTGGTTTTAGCGATATTACCGACAGAGGACTGGCTGCCGTCGCCAACATGCCTAATTTGGAAAAGCTCTATCTCCAGAAAACGTCGATCACCGACGAGGGCATCCAACACCTGGAAAGTCTGATACGCCTTAGGTACTTGAATCTCTACGGGACCCAGGTTACGGATGACGCCCTCGATGCCTTAGTTGATTTGCCTCGCTTAAAGAGCCTTTTCGTCTGGGAAACTCAAATCAGCAAGTCTGCAGCGGACGACTTCCAGGAACAGAAACTGGAAGCCACCGGAGTACAAGCATGGCAGGATGAAATCGCTGCCCTGAAAGCGAAGATCAGCGACGCAAAAATCCTCGTAGACACTGGGATCGAAACGGGAAATTAG